From Pseudobythopirellula maris, one genomic window encodes:
- a CDS encoding superoxide dismutase has translation MAYSLPDLPYAFDALEPHIDAKTMEIHHDKHHNAYVTKLNAAIEGTDLGSQSIEDLCKNIASVPADKQGAVRNNGGGHANHSLFWVTLSGSGGGAPSGDLAAAIDAELGGFEKFKEDFANAAATRFGSGWAWLSVEGGKLKVESTPNQDNPYMEGRTPILGIDVWEHAYYLKYQNKRPDYIAAFWNVVDWAKVGELYAAAK, from the coding sequence ATGGCTTACTCCCTGCCCGACCTGCCGTACGCGTTCGACGCGCTCGAACCGCACATCGACGCGAAGACGATGGAGATCCATCACGACAAGCACCACAACGCCTACGTGACGAAGCTCAACGCGGCGATCGAGGGGACCGACCTCGGCTCGCAGTCGATCGAGGACCTTTGCAAGAACATCGCCAGCGTGCCCGCCGACAAGCAGGGCGCCGTGCGCAACAACGGCGGCGGCCACGCCAACCACTCGCTGTTTTGGGTCACGCTGAGCGGCTCGGGCGGCGGGGCGCCCTCGGGCGACCTGGCCGCGGCGATCGACGCCGAGCTGGGCGGGTTCGAGAAATTCAAGGAAGACTTCGCAAACGCCGCCGCCACGCGGTTCGGCAGCGGCTGGGCCTGGCTCAGCGTCGAGGGCGGCAAGCTCAAGGTCGAGAGCACGCCGAACCAAGACAACCCCTACATGGAAGGCCGCACCCCGATCCTCGGCATCGACGTCTGGGAGCACGCCTACTACCTCAAGTACCAGAACAAGCGTCCCGATTACATCGCCGCGTTCTGGAACGTGGTCGACTGGGCCAAGGTCGGCGAGCTGTACGCCGCCGCGAAGTGA
- the fabG gene encoding 3-oxoacyl-[acyl-carrier-protein] reductase gives MSEQPNRRVQVDLSGQTALVTGASRGIGKAIALALGAAGAKVGCIARSADKLAETVEEITSAGGAAEAFPCDVTDESAVTALFEKVIEEWGQLDIMVNNAGITKDGLLPRMTADDWDAVISTNLRSVFLFTKAASQAMMRTRRGRIINISSVSGLMGNPGQANYSASKAGVVGFTRTVAKELASKRRPITVNAICPGFIASDMTETLGEALQEAIKQNVPLQRLGAAEEVADGVLYLASESGAYVNGHVLTIDGGMTA, from the coding sequence ATGTCAGAACAGCCCAACCGCCGTGTGCAAGTCGACCTGAGCGGCCAAACGGCGCTCGTCACGGGCGCTTCGCGCGGCATCGGCAAAGCGATCGCCCTGGCGCTCGGCGCCGCGGGCGCCAAGGTCGGCTGCATCGCCCGCAGCGCCGACAAGCTGGCCGAGACGGTCGAGGAAATCACCTCGGCCGGCGGCGCCGCCGAGGCCTTCCCCTGCGACGTGACCGACGAGTCGGCCGTCACCGCCCTCTTCGAGAAGGTGATCGAAGAGTGGGGGCAGCTCGACATCATGGTCAACAACGCCGGCATCACCAAAGACGGCCTGCTGCCGCGCATGACCGCCGACGACTGGGACGCGGTGATCTCGACCAACCTGCGGTCGGTCTTCCTGTTCACCAAGGCGGCGTCGCAGGCGATGATGCGGACCCGCCGCGGGCGGATCATCAACATCTCCAGCGTGTCGGGCCTGATGGGCAACCCGGGCCAGGCCAACTACTCCGCCTCGAAGGCGGGCGTGGTGGGCTTCACCCGCACGGTGGCCAAGGAGCTGGCCAGCAAGCGGCGGCCGATCACCGTGAACGCCATCTGCCCCGGGTTCATCGCCTCGGACATGACCGAGACGCTGGGCGAGGCGCTGCAGGAGGCGATCAAGCAGAACGTGCCGCTCCAGCGGCTCGGCGCCGCCGAGGAAGTGGCCGACGGCGTGCTGTACCTGGCGAGCGAGTCGGGCGCCTACGTCAACGGCCACGTGCTGACGATCGACGGGGGAATGACCGCCTGA
- the rpmF gene encoding 50S ribosomal protein L32: MAVPKRKHSNHRSGKRRANDQPKAKQLHACPRCGTMAPTHVVCPNSNCGHYMGRAVIEAE, from the coding sequence ATGGCTGTCCCCAAACGTAAGCACTCGAACCACCGCAGCGGCAAGCGTCGTGCGAACGATCAGCCGAAGGCCAAGCAGCTGCACGCGTGCCCGCGCTGCGGCACGATGGCGCCGACGCACGTGGTGTGCCCCAACTCGAATTGCGGCCACTACATGGGCCGCGCCGTCATCGAAGCCGAGTGA
- the fabD gene encoding ACP S-malonyltransferase, whose protein sequence is MAEKTAFLFPGQGAQTVGMAAELSAELPQAAELFERASQQLGYDLLQLCSEGPADQLDSTAYSQPAIYVASLAALERIKLDAPEIVADCAAAAGLSLGEYTALVFAGVMSFEDGLRVVAERGSAMQDAAEASPSGMVSILGLEVEAIEGLCEQAAGGETLRVANLLCPGNTVVSGSTGACERVAELANEAGAMRVVPLAVAGAFHTELMQPAVERLSAVLADVELKAPRLPVVSNVDAGVHDDPDEIRDLLVRQVCSPVLWEASMRRLTGEMGVGSFYEIGPGRVLRGLLKRIERKTPCESVPA, encoded by the coding sequence ATGGCCGAGAAGACGGCATTCCTGTTCCCCGGGCAGGGCGCGCAAACAGTCGGCATGGCCGCCGAGCTTTCGGCCGAGCTGCCGCAGGCCGCCGAGCTGTTCGAGCGCGCCTCGCAGCAGCTCGGTTACGACCTGCTGCAGCTCTGCAGCGAGGGTCCCGCCGACCAGCTCGACTCGACCGCCTACAGCCAGCCGGCGATCTACGTGGCCAGCCTCGCCGCGCTCGAACGGATCAAGCTCGACGCGCCGGAGATCGTGGCCGACTGCGCGGCCGCCGCGGGGCTGAGCCTCGGCGAGTACACCGCCTTGGTGTTCGCCGGCGTCATGAGCTTTGAAGACGGCCTGCGGGTCGTCGCCGAGCGCGGGTCGGCCATGCAAGACGCCGCCGAGGCGTCGCCCAGTGGCATGGTCAGCATCCTCGGCCTGGAGGTCGAAGCGATCGAAGGCCTCTGCGAGCAGGCGGCCGGCGGAGAGACGCTCCGCGTGGCCAACCTGCTCTGCCCCGGCAACACCGTCGTGTCGGGTTCGACCGGCGCCTGCGAACGGGTCGCCGAATTGGCCAACGAAGCGGGCGCCATGCGTGTCGTGCCGCTCGCCGTGGCCGGGGCGTTCCACACCGAACTGATGCAACCGGCCGTCGAGCGGCTCTCGGCCGTGCTGGCCGATGTCGAGCTCAAGGCCCCCAGGCTGCCGGTCGTGTCGAACGTCGACGCCGGCGTGCACGACGACCCGGACGAGATCCGCGACCTGCTCGTACGCCAGGTCTGCAGCCCGGTGCTGTGGGAGGCGTCGATGCGGCGGCTCACCGGCGAGATGGGCGTCGGTTCGTTCTACGAGATCGGCCCCGGGCGCGTGCTCCGAGGGCTGCTCAAGCGGATCGAGCGTAAAACGCCCTGCGAGAGCGTGCCGGCTTAG
- a CDS encoding DUF6793 family protein — MPLFEVETNSHIVITWAEDADAATAVVTENFPSDAVLRLTKRPRDTWVISKAALGIPSKTDPCQTARECLSRAEGDKVHAIRLYMKEKGVDLEQARKVIESNMVIGW, encoded by the coding sequence ATGCCACTCTTCGAGGTGGAGACCAACAGCCACATCGTGATCACCTGGGCCGAAGACGCCGACGCGGCCACGGCCGTCGTGACCGAGAATTTTCCGAGCGACGCGGTCCTGCGGCTCACGAAGCGGCCACGCGACACGTGGGTGATCTCCAAGGCGGCGCTCGGCATCCCGAGCAAAACCGACCCCTGCCAGACGGCGCGTGAGTGCCTCTCCCGCGCTGAGGGCGACAAGGTCCACGCGATCCGTCTCTACATGAAAGAGAAGGGCGTCGACCTGGAGCAGGCCCGCAAGGTGATCGAGTCGAACATGGTCATCGGCTGGTGA